The Planctellipticum variicoloris DNA window CACATCACCCACTACAAGGTCGGGTTATACGACCTCAAGCCGGACGAGGGACTGCGTCAGCTCGACGAGGCCGTTCTGGAGGCCCTGCGGTCGCGCGCGCCGGCCGTCAAATAGCGGCGGCTGAAGACGTAAAATTTCTCTCAGAAACGCAGAGGGAATAGAGGCCGTAGAGAAGACGAAGCAGAGAATGTCGAATGACGAAGGCGGAATGTCGAAATGAAGGCGTTCGAGCGAGCTGAGACGTCGTTTGACGCCATGCGGCGGCGGCAGACGAGCCTGCGACAAAGCACTTCGAAGCGGTCGACAGCGCGATGCTTTCCCCGGTTTTGAGCTTTAGTGCTCGAGATTTCTTTCGGATTTCGTGCTTCGGATTTCGATTGTTTTCGCCGGGTCCGGCTCAGCCAGACTCACGACCGGGTCAGCAGCACGATCGCGTCGGCGTCGATCGCTTCCTGGCGACCGATGGGACCGACGCGCTCGCCGGTCTTCGCCTTCACGTTAATCCGGTCCTCGGCGATCTCCAGCAGTTCCGCCAGCCGGGAACGGATGGCCGGCTTCAGCGGCGAGAGCTTCGGACGCTCAGCGTGGAGGGTGCAGTCCAGATTTCCAATCTCCCAGCCGCGGCTGCGGACCTCCCGCGTGGCTGCCTGAACAAAGATCACGGAGTCCGCCCCCTGCCAGCGGGGATCGGTATTGGGAAACCATTCCCCGATGTCCCCCAGGCCCAGCGCACCGAGCAGCGCGTCGGTCACGGCATGGAGCAGCACGTCGGCGTCGCTGTGTCCGTCCAGTCCCAGTTCGTGCTCGATTCGCACGCCCCCGAGAATCAGCGGTCGGCCCGGACAGAGCCGATGGCGATCGTGTCCGAGCCCGACGCGAACTTCCATTGCGATGCGCTTTCGTCACCAAAGAATTGGGGGCCTGATCGTTCGGGCGCGAATCTTACCGGGAGGGCTCAGGGGCAACAATTGCAGAGCCGGCCGCGCCCGACGTATCCGGCCGGCGTGAAATGTCGGAAAACGTCTCCGGGAAACAGTTTTCTCGAATTGCCCGGCGGTTTTCGTCTTGTTCGGGGATTACGAATCGCATATCTGTACCCGCCCCGTCGCCAACCTGCTCCGGCAGCGCGGCTCGGACTCCCGTCTTCACGCCTTGTCCCTGGCGAGCATGGATGCCCGCCCCGTGAAAGTGGACTGCATGACGCACTCCGCCTGCGACGCTTCGCACAGCCAGAACCTGGTGCGCCCGCCGAACTTTTCGGCCTGGGCGGCGCCCCTGCTCTGCCTGTTCGCGTTCGCCGCGAATGGCGGCCCAGCCTTCTCCGCTCCTCCCGAGGACTTCCGGGAACGCTCACAACCGTCGGAACTGGCGGAAGCCGATCAGTCCGCCAATGAGCCGGAGGGCTTGCTGGCGGAAGTGAAGATCGAAGGGAATTCGACGATCTCCAGCGAGGACATCGCCCGGCAGATCCGCCTGCGTCCGGGCCGCCCGGCCAGCCAGAAGCTGATTCAGGACGACGTCGACGCTCTCGTGCGACTGCGGTGGTTTGCTCGCGTCGAACCGATTCTGAAACAGACCGATGACGGCCTGGTGCTGACCTTCAAAGTTCTCGAACGTCCGATCGTGAAGCACGTCGAGTTCAAAGGAAATAAGAAGGTCAAGAAGGAGAAGTTCGAGGGGATCACCAACCTGAAGCCCGGCAGCCCCTTTGATCCCGCAGCCAATAAAGAGTGCGCCCGTCGAATTGAGAAGTTCTACCACGAGAAGGGTTACGTCTTCGCGATCGTCGACCTGGAATGCGGGGGCGAAGCGGAAGACCGGGATGTCGTTTTTCTGATCACCGAAGGTCCGAAGGTTGCCGTCTCCGGTTTCAAATTCCGCGGCAACGAATCCTTCAACAGTCAGTTGCTGCGAACCAAGCTGACCACCAAGCCCCAGATCCTCTGGCTGTTTGGCGGCAAGTACGACCCGACCACCGTGACCGACGACGTCGGCGCGATCAAAGCCTACTACTACTCCCTGGGCTACTTCGACGTACAGATTGAGCACAAGCTCGCCTTCACCGACGACAAGTCCAAAGTGCAGATTCAGTACGACATCGACGAAGGCCCCCGCTACAAGATTCGCAAGGTCGAATTCAACGGGAACGATGTGATTCCCGAGCCGACTCTGCGGAGCGATCTCACCATCTCCAACGGCGAGTTCTTCAGCGCCCGCAAGATCAATATCGACGTTCAGAAAATGCTTGGCCGCTACGGCGAGCAGGGCCGGCTGTTTGCGAAGGTCGACGCCGTTCCGATCTATCTGACCGAGCCGGGCCAGGTCGACCTGGAGTTTCGCATTGATGAAGCGAATCCGACCCGCCTGCGGGAGATTCGCGTGCACATGCAGGGGGACCATCCGCACACCCGCACGCACCTCGTGCGAAACATCATGCGGCTGCATCCCGGCGATCTGGCCGATCCGAATCTCATTCGCCAGTCCAAGACGCGAATCGAGGGTTCGGGATACTTTGACCACGGCCCCGAAAACGGCGTGCGACTCGAAATCCGACCGGTCAATGAGCCCGACTGGATCTCGGACACCGATCTGAAACTCGCTCGCGGCCAGAGCGGCCCATTCACGCAGGTGCGGGTCGGCGGACATACCACCGCCAAGCCGCTGGTCGACGCGGACGACTACAAGGCCGGTCCGCCGGTCGAAGAAGAAGAAGAAGAAGAAGAAGAAGAAGTGCGACATGGCGCGACTGGCGTCGAGCCGGTCACGGGTCGGTTATTTAACGCTCCGGCTGCGGGAAGCAACGACATCCTGCCGTTCGTCGCCCGCGGACAGAGCCGCGGTCCGCTGCCGGAACCTCAGGACTTCATCAACGACAACAGCCCGCAGGGGAATCCCCTCAGCGACGCGCTGCGGAATCCCGGCCCGGACGACTGGGTACAGCCCGCGCCGCCCGACTTCGTGGACATTGACGCCTATCTGACGGAGGCGCGGACGGGGCGGCTGATGTTTGGCGTGGGGGTCAACAGCAACGCCGGCGTCGTCGGCAACATTGTCCTCAGCGAAGACAACTTCGACATTCTGCGTCCGCCGACGAGCTGGGACGACGTCTGGAACGGAACGGCTTGGCGGGGCGCCGGCCAGAAGTTCCGCATCGAGGCTCTGCCCGGCACCCAGGTCAGCCGTTACATGGTGGACTGGCAGGATCCGTACTTCCTGGACACCGACTACAACCTGGGGGTCAGCGGTTTCTACTTCCAGCGGTTCTACGAGTACTGGACCGAACAGCGGCTGGGCGGACGCGTCCGGGTTGGCAAGCAACTGACGCGGGACCTGTCGGCTTCGTTGTCCGTCCGGCTCGAAGACGTGCAGATCAGCAATATTCCGACGTTCTCGCCGCAGGATCTGAGAGACGTCTACGGCGACAACTTCCTGTCGACGGTTCGCGGCTCGCTGATCCACGATACCCGCGACGCGGCGATGATGCCGTCCGCCGGTCACTACATGGAGTTCTCCCTGGAGCAGGCCTTCGCCGAATTCAACTACTTCCGGGTGGAAGCGGAAGGCCGACAATACTTTACGACGTATCAACGGCCAGACGGCTACGGCAAGCACGTGCTGACCCTGCGGGGCGACCTGGGCTGGACGGAATCCAGCACGCCGGTCTTCGAACGGTTCTATGCAGGCGGTTTCCAGAATTTCCGGGGTTTCGCCTTCCGCGGCGTGAGCCCGACTGAGGACGGCATTCGGACCGGCGGCACCTGGATGGCGCTGGGAGGGGCGGAATACTCAATTCCCGTCACGGCCAACGAAATGATCCGCGTCGTGGGCTTCACGGACTTCGGCACGGTCAGCGACCAGGTGACCCTGGATGACTTCCGGCTGTCGGTCGGCGGCGGCTTGCGAATCATGGTTCCGATGATGGGTCCGGTGCCGATCGCCCTCGACTGGAGCGTGCCGATTCTCAAGGGTGACTTCGACAACACCCAGCTCTTCAGCTTCTACGTGGGCATCAACCGGTAGTCGGCCGCTAAGCGGGGAGTTCTGGGTTGATCACGCGGATCACGGGGAAGCTGGAGCGGTTGAACGAGACTGAGGCGTGGGTGGCGGCGGGGCCGTTCGTCTACGAAGTTTACGTTCCCGAGTTCGTCCGTCGGCACTTGCAGGGCGAAGTCGGTTCGACCGTCACTCTGCGGACCATCGAGTACATCGAGGGGAATCCGCAGCAGGGGCGGCTGACCCCCCGGATGATCGGATTTCTCTCCGATGCGGAGGTGGAGTTTTTCGACGCGATCGGGTCCGTGGACGGCATGGGGGTCAAGAAGACGCTGCGGGCGATGGTCCGTCCCGTGCGGGAGATCGCGGAAGCGATCGAGGAACAGAATATCAAGGAACTGAGCCTGCTGCCGGGCATCGGCCCCGCGATGGCCGAACGGATCGTGGCCAAGCTCCGCCGGAAGATGGCGAAGTTCGCCCTGATGATCGCCCGCGATTTTCCATCGGCCCCCTCTTCCGAACGGACAGTTCTGAGCGATGCCTTCGAGGCGCTGATCAGCCTGGGGTATACGGCTCCGGAAGCTCGCCAGAAAATCGACGCGGTTGCGGGCACGAAGCAGAAGTTCAAGACGGTCGAAGACGTGATTCTGGCGATCTATCAGCTTGGGCGGGATTGAGACGGGCTTGGCAATGTGGATGCAAAGCTCCAAGTTCCAAACACCAAGTTCCAAACACCAAGTTCCAAACACCAAACACAAGAGCACATGCCGGGCGGTGGGTGGAACCGGCCCTACGAGAGCTGCAGCATGGCGCTGGCAATGGTGGTGTAGACCGGTCCGTCCGGTGTCAGAGTTGATTCGACAAGTTCCAGTTCGCGGACCTCGATCTCTCCAAAATGCGTCATCGCCGTGCGCTGCAGCAGCGTGTCGAGTTCATCGGGCGGGCGGTGCTTCACATAAGCCAGCGTCAGATGGGGCTGCCAGGTTCTGGTTTCGCGGGCAAAACCGAGCAAATCGCAGCCGGTCTCCAGCTCGGCGACGAGACCGTCCAGCGCGTCGCGAGGCTCGACGCCGGCCCAGACGACTTTTGGTCGGCGGGGATGGGGAAAGACGCCGGTTCCCGCAATCCGCAGAGAGACTGGCCGGGTTGCGGCAGCAATCTGCCCCAGCAGTTCAACGACCCGGTCGGCCTGCTCAGTGGTCGTGTCTCCCAGAAACTTCAGAGTCAGGTGCCAGTTCTTCGACGGGACGACGCGCAGCGCCGTGCCCATTCCGCGGAGCTCTTCGGCTACGTGATGCAGTCGCGGGAGGGGGGGGACGCGGACGGCGACAAACATGCGTCTGGCAATTCCCATTTCCCTCTCCCGACGAACGAAAGCCCCCGGTCACGACGATGACCGGGGGCCTCAGGAATCACCACAAAGTGACGCCGGGACTCAGGACTTGCTGAGCTGGCGGAGCACCGTGTGCAGAATGCCGCCGTTACGGTAGTACTCGACTTCCACCGGCGTATCGATCCGGCAGGTGGCGACGAAGTGGACCGGGGTGCCGTCGGGTTTGGTCCCCGACACCTCGATGGCCTGCAGCGGCTTGAGGGTATCGTCGAGCAGGATTTCGAAGGTCTCGGTGCCGTCCAGCCCCAGCGATTCGCGGTTCTCACCCGCGCGGAACTGCAGCGGCAGCACGCCCATGCCGACCAGGTTCGAGCGGTGGATCCGTTCGAACGAGACCGCGATCACGGCTTTGACCCCCAGCAGGTACGTCCCCTTCGCAGCCCAGTCGCGAGAAGACCCGGTGCCGTACTCGCTGCCTGCCAGAACCACCAGCGGCGTGCCGACGGCCTTGTACTTCATGGCGGCGTCGTAAACCGACATCTGCTCGCCGGTCGGGAGGAATTTCGAAACGCCCCCTTCGACCCCCGGCACGAGCAGGTTTTTGATGCGGATGTTGGCGAATGTGCCGCGGGTCATCACCCGGTCGTCGCCGCGGCGGGCGCCGTAGCTGTTGAAGTCGAGCGGCCTGACGCCGTGCTCCTGCAGATAGGTCCCGGCCGGAGCCGAGGCCTTGATCGCCCCCGCCGGGCTGATGTGGTCGGTCGTCACCGAGTCACCCAGCGAAAGGAGGCAGCGAGCGCCCGAGATCGAACGGATCGGCTGAGGCTTCTCGGGCATGTTCTGAAAGAACGGCGGCTCATGCACGTAGGTGCTGGCGTCGTCCCACTGGTACAGATCGCCGGTCGCGCCGGTGATTTTCTGCCATTCCACCGGCCCCTGGGTGGCGTGACCGTACTGCGTCGTGAACATCTCCGGCACGATCGACTTGGCAATCGTACTTTCAATCTCCTGCGACGTCGGCCAGATGTCTTTGAGATAG harbors:
- the ispF gene encoding 2-C-methyl-D-erythritol 2,4-cyclodiphosphate synthase, giving the protein MEVRVGLGHDRHRLCPGRPLILGGVRIEHELGLDGHSDADVLLHAVTDALLGALGLGDIGEWFPNTDPRWQGADSVIFVQAATREVRSRGWEIGNLDCTLHAERPKLSPLKPAIRSRLAELLEIAEDRINVKAKTGERVGPIGRQEAIDADAIVLLTRS
- the ruvA gene encoding Holliday junction branch migration protein RuvA, whose amino-acid sequence is MITRITGKLERLNETEAWVAAGPFVYEVYVPEFVRRHLQGEVGSTVTLRTIEYIEGNPQQGRLTPRMIGFLSDAEVEFFDAIGSVDGMGVKKTLRAMVRPVREIAEAIEEQNIKELSLLPGIGPAMAERIVAKLRRKMAKFALMIARDFPSAPSSERTVLSDAFEALISLGYTAPEARQKIDAVAGTKQKFKTVEDVILAIYQLGRD
- the thpR gene encoding RNA 2',3'-cyclic phosphodiesterase, which codes for MGIARRMFVAVRVPPLPRLHHVAEELRGMGTALRVVPSKNWHLTLKFLGDTTTEQADRVVELLGQIAAATRPVSLRIAGTGVFPHPRRPKVVWAGVEPRDALDGLVAELETGCDLLGFARETRTWQPHLTLAYVKHRPPDELDTLLQRTAMTHFGEIEVRELELVESTLTPDGPVYTTIASAMLQLS
- a CDS encoding BamA/OMP85 family outer membrane protein → MTHSACDASHSQNLVRPPNFSAWAAPLLCLFAFAANGGPAFSAPPEDFRERSQPSELAEADQSANEPEGLLAEVKIEGNSTISSEDIARQIRLRPGRPASQKLIQDDVDALVRLRWFARVEPILKQTDDGLVLTFKVLERPIVKHVEFKGNKKVKKEKFEGITNLKPGSPFDPAANKECARRIEKFYHEKGYVFAIVDLECGGEAEDRDVVFLITEGPKVAVSGFKFRGNESFNSQLLRTKLTTKPQILWLFGGKYDPTTVTDDVGAIKAYYYSLGYFDVQIEHKLAFTDDKSKVQIQYDIDEGPRYKIRKVEFNGNDVIPEPTLRSDLTISNGEFFSARKINIDVQKMLGRYGEQGRLFAKVDAVPIYLTEPGQVDLEFRIDEANPTRLREIRVHMQGDHPHTRTHLVRNIMRLHPGDLADPNLIRQSKTRIEGSGYFDHGPENGVRLEIRPVNEPDWISDTDLKLARGQSGPFTQVRVGGHTTAKPLVDADDYKAGPPVEEEEEEEEEEVRHGATGVEPVTGRLFNAPAAGSNDILPFVARGQSRGPLPEPQDFINDNSPQGNPLSDALRNPGPDDWVQPAPPDFVDIDAYLTEARTGRLMFGVGVNSNAGVVGNIVLSEDNFDILRPPTSWDDVWNGTAWRGAGQKFRIEALPGTQVSRYMVDWQDPYFLDTDYNLGVSGFYFQRFYEYWTEQRLGGRVRVGKQLTRDLSASLSVRLEDVQISNIPTFSPQDLRDVYGDNFLSTVRGSLIHDTRDAAMMPSAGHYMEFSLEQAFAEFNYFRVEAEGRQYFTTYQRPDGYGKHVLTLRGDLGWTESSTPVFERFYAGGFQNFRGFAFRGVSPTEDGIRTGGTWMALGGAEYSIPVTANEMIRVVGFTDFGTVSDQVTLDDFRLSVGGGLRIMVPMMGPVPIALDWSVPILKGDFDNTQLFSFYVGINR